Proteins encoded together in one Micromonospora kangleipakensis window:
- a CDS encoding HAMP domain-containing sensor histidine kinase, giving the protein MNTLQQAKGRLRSVPLRVKLVTSVLALVAAALVVISALTTYFLRDYLIAQVDEQLRGDTLSVARALDQAGGGRLLVNIPSDYVAAQATPADGVQEPSRYSGMSTEELPRFPVDYAGYQARVGEPFTVRSEDGRTRWRMLYTDLGNGRIIAFGQHLTDVDLAVKRLIWIDLLVGGAVMIILASVGAAIVRTSLKPLVEIERTAAAIAGGDLTRRVPDPEEGRPCPTSELGRLSRALNAMLAQIEAAFTARAASEAAARSAEVSARDAAAAAQASEARARRSEERMRQFVADASHELRTPLTTIRGFAELYRQGAAREPEQTAGLLRRIEDEAARMGLLVEDLLLLARLDRERPIALAPVELPVLASDAVQAARAVAPDRRIELDIEPGAGPLVVYGDDARLRQVIGNLMTNALTHTPPDASVTLRLRTEPGNLAVVEVADTGPGLTPEQAERVFERFYRADAARTRRAGGTTSTGLGLAIVAALVGAHHGTVEVAETPGGGATFRVKLPLLPETADQSD; this is encoded by the coding sequence GTGAACACGCTCCAGCAGGCGAAGGGACGGCTGCGCAGCGTCCCGCTCCGCGTCAAGCTGGTCACCTCGGTGCTGGCCCTGGTGGCCGCCGCCCTGGTCGTGATCAGCGCACTCACCACCTACTTCCTCCGGGACTACCTGATCGCCCAGGTGGACGAGCAACTCCGCGGCGACACCTTGAGCGTCGCCCGGGCGCTGGACCAGGCCGGCGGAGGGCGACTCCTGGTCAACATCCCCTCCGACTACGTGGCCGCACAGGCCACCCCTGCCGACGGCGTGCAGGAACCCTCGCGCTACTCAGGGATGAGCACGGAAGAGCTGCCGCGCTTTCCGGTGGACTATGCCGGCTACCAGGCGCGGGTGGGTGAGCCGTTCACCGTGCGTTCCGAGGACGGCCGCACCCGCTGGCGGATGCTCTACACCGACCTCGGCAACGGCCGCATCATCGCCTTCGGACAGCACCTCACCGACGTCGACCTGGCCGTCAAGCGCCTGATCTGGATCGACCTATTGGTCGGCGGGGCGGTGATGATCATCCTGGCCTCGGTCGGCGCGGCGATCGTCCGGACCAGCCTCAAGCCCCTCGTCGAGATCGAACGGACCGCCGCGGCCATCGCCGGCGGCGACCTCACCCGACGGGTGCCCGACCCCGAGGAGGGGCGCCCCTGCCCCACCTCCGAGCTGGGCCGGCTCTCCCGGGCGCTGAACGCGATGCTCGCCCAGATCGAGGCCGCCTTCACCGCCCGCGCCGCCTCCGAGGCGGCGGCCCGCAGCGCCGAGGTCAGCGCCCGGGACGCGGCGGCGGCGGCGCAGGCCTCCGAGGCCCGGGCCCGCCGCTCCGAGGAGCGGATGCGACAGTTCGTCGCGGACGCCTCGCACGAGCTGCGTACCCCGCTGACCACCATCCGTGGCTTCGCCGAGCTGTACCGGCAGGGCGCGGCCCGCGAGCCGGAGCAGACCGCCGGCCTGCTCCGTCGGATCGAGGACGAGGCGGCCCGGATGGGGCTGCTGGTGGAGGACCTGCTGCTGCTCGCCCGGCTGGACCGGGAGCGGCCGATCGCCCTGGCGCCGGTGGAGCTGCCGGTGCTGGCCAGCGACGCGGTGCAGGCGGCCCGGGCGGTCGCCCCGGACCGGCGGATCGAGCTGGACATCGAACCGGGCGCCGGCCCGCTGGTGGTGTACGGCGACGACGCCCGGCTGCGACAGGTGATCGGCAACCTGATGACCAACGCGCTCACCCACACGCCGCCGGACGCCTCGGTGACCCTGCGGCTGCGGACCGAGCCGGGCAACCTGGCCGTGGTGGAGGTCGCGGACACCGGTCCGGGGCTGACCCCGGAGCAGGCCGAGCGGGTCTTCGAGCGGTTCTACCGGGCCGACGCGGCGCGGACCCGGCGGGCCGGTGGGACCACCAGCACCGGGCTCGGGCTGGCCATCGTGGCGGCGCTCGTCGGGGCCCACCACGGCACCGTGGAGGTGGCCGAGACGCCCGGCGGCGGGGCGACCTTCCGGGTCAAGCTGCCGCTGCTGCCGGAGACCGCGGACCAGTCCGACTGA
- a CDS encoding response regulator transcription factor, with protein MVATQTEARLLVVEDDPNILELLSASLRFAGFDVATATSGSAALHAAKDHRPDLVVLDVMLPDLDGFEVIRMLREGGTRTPVVFLTARDATDDKIRGLTLGGDDYVTKPFSLEELTARIRAVLRRTATGEQAPSRLTFADLELDEETHEVHRAGQRVQLSPTEFKLLRYLMLNANRVLSKAQILDHVWNYDFRGDDNIVESYISYLRRKVDNTQPRLIHTLRGVGYVLRKPAA; from the coding sequence ATGGTGGCTACCCAGACCGAGGCCCGACTGCTCGTCGTCGAGGACGACCCGAACATCCTCGAGCTGCTCTCCGCGAGCCTGCGCTTCGCGGGCTTCGACGTGGCCACCGCGACCAGCGGCAGCGCCGCGCTGCACGCCGCCAAGGACCACCGGCCCGACCTGGTGGTGCTCGACGTGATGCTGCCCGACCTGGACGGCTTCGAGGTCATCCGGATGCTCCGCGAGGGCGGCACGCGTACCCCGGTGGTCTTCCTGACCGCGCGGGACGCCACCGACGACAAGATCCGCGGGCTGACCCTGGGCGGCGACGACTACGTCACCAAGCCGTTCAGCCTGGAGGAGTTGACCGCCCGCATCCGGGCCGTGCTGCGGCGTACCGCCACCGGGGAGCAGGCGCCGTCCCGGCTCACCTTCGCCGACCTGGAGCTGGACGAGGAGACCCACGAGGTGCACCGGGCCGGTCAGCGGGTGCAGCTCTCGCCGACCGAGTTCAAGCTGCTGCGCTACCTCATGCTCAACGCGAACCGGGTGCTCTCCAAGGCGCAGATCCTCGACCACGTCTGGAACTACGACTTCCGGGGCGACGACAACATCGTCGAGTCCTACATCTCCTACCTGCGGCGCAAGGTCGACAACACCCAGCCCCGGCTGATCCACACCCTGCGCGGGGTGGGCTACGTGCTGCGCAAGCCGGCGGCGTGA
- a CDS encoding PadR family transcriptional regulator — protein MTAVFSHGRLRLYLLKLLDDGPRHGYELIRLLEDRFLGLYAPSAGTIYPRLQRLEVEGLVTHTAAGGRKVYEITDAGRSELRQRAGELATLESDITTSVEDLSALAGEIQTEVRGSVRDLKRELREATRQTRQSRAARWEPPPARPAANGAPPAAESPLLAEFDQRLAAFTVEVGALVRAGRLSDSQLRTAIRVLDGALDGLRRLLR, from the coding sequence GTGACCGCCGTGTTCAGTCACGGGCGGCTCCGGCTCTACCTGCTCAAGCTCCTCGACGACGGCCCCCGGCACGGCTACGAGCTGATCCGGCTGCTGGAGGACCGCTTCCTCGGCCTGTACGCGCCGAGCGCCGGCACCATCTACCCCCGGCTGCAACGGCTGGAGGTCGAGGGCCTGGTGACCCACACCGCCGCCGGCGGCCGCAAGGTCTACGAGATCACCGACGCGGGCCGGTCGGAGCTGCGCCAGCGCGCCGGTGAGCTGGCCACCCTGGAATCGGACATCACCACCTCCGTCGAGGACCTCTCCGCCCTGGCCGGCGAGATCCAGACCGAGGTACGCGGCTCGGTGCGCGACCTCAAGCGCGAGCTGCGCGAGGCGACCCGGCAGACCCGGCAGAGCCGGGCGGCCCGCTGGGAGCCGCCGCCGGCCCGGCCCGCCGCCAACGGCGCCCCGCCGGCCGCCGAGTCGCCGCTGCTCGCCGAGTTCGACCAGCGGCTCGCCGCGTTCACCGTCGAGGTCGGCGCGCTGGTCCGGGCCGGCCGGCTCAGCGACAGCCAGCTGCGGACCGCGATCCGGGTGCTGGACGGGGCGCTGGACGGGCTGCGCCGGCTGCTGCGCTGA
- a CDS encoding DUF4097 family beta strand repeat-containing protein: MASWTVDSPQRITLDEPVTRLDVRLITGRLNVVGTDGPARVDVTRVSRRPVVVEHRDGRLHVGHERIPRWPGILWWLGQLGRRFRAEVSIAVPADVLADLRLIDGSLVASGLRRETQVDVTSGQITLMGLRGRTAAKIISGPVEALGVAGDLTLETVSGEVILADSAAGRVHANTVSGAITCDLDNPRRSEIRLSTISGSVTVRVREDSDLAVHLHTTSGRITSGFPQVRGDAGLGATKDSHGVLGAGEGKLWASATSGSIALLARPVEETDEADEEELP; this comes from the coding sequence ATGGCCAGCTGGACGGTCGACAGCCCACAGCGGATCACCCTGGACGAGCCGGTCACCCGGCTCGACGTACGCCTGATCACCGGCCGGCTGAACGTGGTCGGCACCGACGGACCGGCCCGCGTCGACGTCACCCGGGTCAGCCGGCGGCCGGTCGTCGTGGAGCACCGGGACGGCCGGCTGCACGTCGGCCACGAGCGGATCCCGCGCTGGCCGGGGATCCTCTGGTGGCTCGGCCAGCTCGGCCGCCGGTTCCGGGCGGAGGTCTCCATCGCCGTACCGGCCGACGTGCTGGCCGACCTGCGCCTGATCGACGGTTCGCTGGTCGCCTCCGGCCTGCGCCGGGAGACCCAGGTGGACGTCACCTCCGGGCAGATCACCCTGATGGGGCTCCGCGGCCGGACCGCCGCGAAGATCATCTCCGGTCCGGTGGAGGCGCTCGGGGTGGCCGGCGACCTGACCCTGGAGACCGTCTCCGGCGAGGTGATCCTCGCCGACAGCGCGGCCGGGAGGGTGCACGCGAACACCGTCTCCGGGGCGATCACCTGCGACCTGGACAACCCCCGGCGCAGCGAGATCCGGCTCAGCACCATCTCCGGCAGCGTCACCGTCCGGGTCCGCGAGGACAGCGACCTCGCCGTCCACCTGCACACCACCTCCGGCCGGATCACCAGCGGCTTCCCCCAGGTACGCGGCGACGCCGGGCTCGGCGCGACCAAGGACAGCCACGGCGTCCTCGGCGCGGGCGAGGGTAAGCTCTGGGCCTCCGCGACGTCGGGCAGCATCGCGCTGCTGGCCCGGCCGGTCGAGGAGACGGACGAGGCCGACGAGGAGGAGCTGCCGTGA
- a CDS encoding lysophospholipid acyltransferase family protein → MTADDLWRPASGCGPDCLPAAADPAVPPLRRAGRLVGVLGMLVLGVGLAGLLPVLPGRERDAAVRGWARWTLRALGIRLVVRGRLPRRRALLVANHVSWLDVLAVLAVAPARMLAKREVRAWPMVGQLAAAAGTVFVDRARPRELPATVGRVAAALRAGHRVAVFPEGTTWCGEAADCRPGRGFRPAMFQAAIDAGVPVVPLRIGYRCAATGPATTAAAFLGDETLWESVRRVLAARDLTLSVAVTATLYPAVAADRRLLARAAESAVHLVPAARRPAPPVPVGELDLAA, encoded by the coding sequence GTGACCGCCGACGACCTCTGGCGGCCCGCCTCCGGCTGCGGGCCGGACTGCCTGCCGGCCGCGGCCGATCCGGCCGTGCCGCCCCTGCGTCGGGCGGGCCGCCTGGTGGGCGTACTCGGCATGCTCGTGCTCGGGGTCGGTCTGGCCGGCCTGCTCCCGGTGCTGCCCGGCCGGGAGCGCGACGCCGCGGTGCGCGGCTGGGCCCGGTGGACGTTGCGGGCCCTCGGCATCCGGCTGGTGGTCCGGGGCCGGCTGCCGCGCCGGCGGGCCCTGCTGGTCGCCAACCACGTCTCCTGGCTGGACGTGCTGGCGGTGCTGGCCGTGGCGCCAGCGCGGATGCTGGCGAAGCGGGAGGTACGGGCCTGGCCGATGGTGGGTCAGCTCGCCGCCGCGGCCGGCACGGTCTTCGTGGACCGGGCGCGTCCCCGTGAGCTGCCGGCCACGGTGGGCCGGGTCGCGGCCGCGCTGCGCGCCGGTCACCGGGTCGCGGTCTTCCCCGAGGGGACCACCTGGTGCGGCGAGGCGGCCGACTGCCGGCCGGGCCGGGGGTTCCGGCCGGCCATGTTCCAGGCGGCGATCGACGCCGGGGTGCCGGTGGTGCCGCTGCGGATCGGCTACCGGTGTGCCGCGACCGGCCCGGCGACGACGGCGGCGGCCTTCCTCGGCGACGAGACCCTCTGGGAATCGGTACGCCGGGTGCTGGCGGCCCGCGACCTGACCCTGTCGGTGGCGGTGACCGCGACGCTGTACCCGGCCGTGGCCGCGGACCGTCGGCTGCTGGCCCGGGCCGCCGAGTCGGCGGTGCACCTGGTCCCCGCGGCCCGGCGCCCCGCCCCGCCCGTGCCCGTGGGGGAGCTGGACCTGGCGGCCTGA
- a CDS encoding GNAT family N-acetyltransferase produces the protein MAVLHAAGAPLTTSGYTLLIADDPTLVAAAQRLRHQVFATELGATLHPGAAGLDTDEFDAHCDHLVVLRESTGEVVGTYRLLPPGRTDRRYAEGEFDLSALDPLRDDLVEAGRSCVHPDHRSGAVINLMWAGITRYLHLRGSRWLGGCASVPVADGGTAAAEVWAQVSARHLAPPPLRVRPLRPWSAEAPIVVDPASLPPAERRALVPPLLRGYLRLGAWVCGEPAYDPDFGVADFYVLFSLDRMNPRYLRHFLGGEQR, from the coding sequence ATGGCCGTTCTGCACGCTGCTGGCGCACCCCTCACGACCAGCGGATACACCCTGCTGATCGCCGACGACCCCACCCTGGTCGCGGCCGCGCAACGTCTGCGCCACCAGGTGTTCGCCACCGAACTCGGGGCGACCCTCCATCCGGGCGCCGCCGGACTGGACACGGACGAGTTCGACGCCCACTGCGACCACCTGGTCGTGTTGCGGGAGAGCACCGGCGAGGTGGTCGGGACCTACCGGCTGCTGCCGCCCGGTCGCACCGACCGCCGGTACGCCGAGGGCGAGTTCGACCTCTCCGCGCTCGACCCGCTCCGCGACGACCTGGTCGAGGCCGGCCGGTCCTGCGTACACCCGGACCACCGGTCCGGCGCGGTGATCAACCTGATGTGGGCCGGCATCACCCGGTACCTGCACCTGCGCGGGTCGCGCTGGCTCGGCGGCTGCGCCTCGGTGCCGGTGGCCGACGGCGGGACGGCCGCCGCCGAGGTGTGGGCCCAGGTCAGCGCCCGGCACCTGGCGCCGCCGCCGCTGCGGGTCCGCCCGCTGCGCCCGTGGTCCGCCGAGGCGCCGATCGTGGTCGACCCGGCGAGCCTGCCGCCGGCCGAGCGTCGCGCCCTGGTCCCGCCGCTGCTGCGCGGGTACCTCCGGCTCGGCGCCTGGGTCTGCGGCGAGCCGGCGTACGACCCGGACTTCGGGGTCGCCGACTTCTACGTGCTCTTCTCGCTGGACCGGATGAACCCCCGCTACCTGCGCCACTTCCTCGGCGGGGAGCAGCGGTGA
- a CDS encoding ABC transporter ATP-binding protein, with amino-acid sequence MSDGQWSPSAGTGQIVVSGLTKQYKNVRAVDDLSFTVEPGRVTGFLGPNGAGKTTTLRMLLNLVAPTAGTATIGGRRYADLTDPLRSVGAVLEASSAHKGRTGINHLRVICAAAGLPRGRADEALALVGLTPAAKRKFKGYSLGMKQRLGIAAAMLGDPQVLILDEPANGLDPEGIRWMRGFLKGLATQGRTVLVSSHLLSEMQLLADDVVIIAAGRLIRQGPVDQVIGSMAHGARVRVRTPQADELTTALREQAATVETDEHGALLVAGVDAPTVGRIALAAKVELHELTTERPDLEGVFLELTAGKADIR; translated from the coding sequence ATGTCCGACGGGCAGTGGAGCCCCAGCGCCGGGACCGGCCAGATCGTGGTGTCCGGACTGACCAAGCAGTACAAGAACGTCCGGGCGGTCGACGACCTGTCTTTCACCGTCGAACCGGGGCGGGTGACCGGCTTCCTCGGCCCGAACGGCGCCGGCAAGACGACCACCCTGCGCATGCTGCTGAACCTGGTCGCCCCGACGGCCGGCACGGCGACCATCGGCGGCCGGCGGTACGCCGACCTGACCGACCCGCTGCGCTCGGTGGGCGCGGTGCTGGAGGCCTCCAGCGCGCACAAGGGCCGCACCGGGATCAACCACCTGCGGGTGATCTGCGCGGCGGCGGGACTGCCCCGCGGGCGGGCCGACGAGGCGCTCGCCCTGGTCGGGCTCACCCCGGCCGCGAAGCGCAAGTTCAAGGGCTACTCGCTGGGCATGAAGCAGCGGCTCGGCATCGCGGCCGCGATGCTCGGCGACCCGCAGGTGCTGATCCTGGACGAGCCGGCGAACGGCCTCGACCCGGAGGGCATCCGGTGGATGCGCGGCTTCCTCAAGGGGCTGGCCACCCAGGGCCGGACGGTGCTGGTCTCCAGCCACCTGCTGTCGGAGATGCAGCTGCTCGCCGACGACGTGGTGATCATCGCGGCCGGCCGGCTGATCCGGCAGGGGCCGGTGGACCAGGTGATCGGCTCGATGGCGCACGGCGCCCGGGTGCGGGTCCGCACCCCGCAGGCGGACGAGCTGACCACGGCGCTGCGCGAGCAGGCCGCCACGGTGGAGACCGACGAGCACGGCGCGCTGCTGGTCGCCGGGGTGGACGCGCCCACCGTGGGCCGGATCGCCCTGGCCGCCAAGGTGGAGCTGCACGAGCTGACCACCGAACGCCCCGACCTCGAAGGGGTCTTCCTCGAACTGACGGCCGGAAAGGCGGACATCCGATGA